From one Pseudothermotoga sp. genomic stretch:
- a CDS encoding 3D domain-containing protein, with product MKVSKCFLILLIVFGLFGCTNYDRNVLEQINRKLDDFEYRLSALEKSVYTNQRSIENLQADVKRFSEELSTAKRLISEQRNIPVISQDDINQILARITSLEMRFNQLSVALNVSDIRQLIYKISDLETAQKQQQIAYERFIKSTEELLSQVNAEETAKRLKSLENSVTSISNQISELLELSSRVNALERAFDNLSLTPQATLINISTIERELFQTRSRLQELEVSLKREIERKIEEFSSKQIVVTNPADLQQYVANTTAMVRQLSLELEMLRGMVKEYDRERFLKLDQDYIVYVVKPNDTLSSIMRAYGLGQDKLRLIMELNNIQDPNRLLAGQRIKIPIEDRSALFAYPLEKALNLQDVVSTFGRPTGSGVTTGITISLEKGSRVFSILPGRIVSILQDEKGRYHVRIDHGNGVLAVYGNLSTLNITPNSWVGRGQVIGTVNDLFHFEIWIDGEPRDPLRILLKYVGKFEATFYSEWDDGKLPEHPTFRITTLGTVPREWRTVAADPSVIPLGSLIYIPQFADKPNFGLFLVEDTGLLIKGNIIDVYMNSPNQALQNMRTEVDVYLVASKLR from the coding sequence ATGTTTCCTCATCCTTTTGATCGTGTTTGGATTGTTTGGGTGTACGAACTACGATAGGAACGTGCTCGAACAAATCAACAGGAAACTCGACGACTTCGAATACAGACTATCGGCGCTTGAAAAAAGTGTTTACACAAATCAAAGATCGATCGAAAACTTACAGGCTGATGTCAAAAGGTTTTCTGAGGAACTGTCGACAGCAAAGAGGCTGATCAGTGAACAGAGAAACATTCCAGTCATCTCTCAAGACGACATAAACCAGATCCTCGCTCGAATCACATCGCTCGAGATGCGTTTCAACCAACTGTCCGTGGCACTGAACGTTTCTGACATAAGACAACTCATATACAAGATCTCAGATTTGGAAACAGCTCAGAAACAACAGCAGATAGCTTACGAACGTTTCATCAAGAGCACTGAGGAACTCTTATCACAGGTGAACGCTGAGGAAACAGCAAAAAGGTTGAAAAGCCTTGAAAACAGTGTCACATCGATATCGAATCAAATCAGTGAGCTTTTGGAGTTATCCTCGAGAGTGAACGCGCTCGAGAGAGCCTTCGATAATCTATCACTCACTCCGCAAGCCACACTGATCAACATATCAACGATTGAAAGAGAGCTCTTCCAAACTAGATCGAGACTGCAGGAGCTTGAGGTTAGTTTGAAGCGCGAGATCGAGAGGAAAATCGAAGAATTCTCCTCAAAACAAATCGTTGTCACGAATCCTGCAGACCTTCAGCAGTACGTGGCCAACACGACGGCAATGGTTCGACAACTGAGTTTGGAGCTCGAAATGCTCCGTGGTATGGTGAAGGAATATGACAGAGAAAGATTTCTAAAGCTCGATCAAGATTACATAGTGTACGTGGTGAAACCCAACGATACTCTCTCGAGCATCATGCGAGCATATGGGCTGGGACAAGACAAACTCAGACTCATAATGGAATTGAACAACATACAAGATCCCAACAGATTGTTGGCCGGCCAGAGAATAAAGATACCCATCGAAGACAGAAGCGCTCTGTTTGCTTACCCACTCGAAAAAGCTTTGAACTTGCAAGACGTTGTGTCAACCTTTGGTCGTCCAACAGGTAGTGGTGTCACTACTGGTATAACGATAAGTTTGGAGAAGGGTTCACGAGTGTTCTCGATATTGCCCGGTAGAATCGTGAGCATTTTGCAGGATGAGAAAGGACGTTACCATGTGCGTATAGACCACGGCAACGGTGTACTCGCTGTCTATGGAAACCTTTCAACACTCAACATCACACCGAACAGCTGGGTCGGCAGAGGACAAGTCATAGGAACAGTGAACGATCTATTTCACTTCGAGATATGGATAGATGGAGAACCTAGAGACCCACTCCGAATACTTTTGAAGTACGTTGGAAAGTTCGAGGCCACATTCTATTCTGAGTGGGACGATGGCAAGTTGCCTGAACATCCGACCTTCAGAATCACAACACTCGGAACTGTTCCAAGAGAATGGAGGACCGTAGCCGCGGATCCTTCGGTGATTCCTTTAGGAAGTCTCATCTACATTCCGCAGTTCGCTGACAAACCAAACTTTGGTCTCTTTTTAGTCGAGGACACAGGTTTACTCATAAAAGGTAACATCATCGACGTATACATGAACAGTCCTAATCAAGCCCTTCAGAACATGCGCACCGAAGTTGACGTTTACCTTGTGGCGAGCAAGCTGAGGTGA
- a CDS encoding Rrf2 family transcriptional regulator: MELGITVKSEYAFRILLSIGGCGNKLVSLADASRNMNVPKEFAEKIVLQLRRAGIVKAKRGRSGGYELAKSASQITAYDIVTAVDDVNKIIKCEQDFCGCEDRESCVIKNVVWNKLQRCIKEVLTSVTLQDLLNACGREG; encoded by the coding sequence ATGGAGTTGGGTATCACAGTGAAGAGTGAGTACGCTTTTAGAATCCTTCTTTCCATAGGAGGATGTGGAAATAAACTAGTATCACTCGCTGATGCTTCTAGAAATATGAATGTACCGAAAGAATTCGCTGAAAAGATCGTGCTCCAATTGAGAAGAGCTGGTATCGTTAAGGCGAAGAGAGGCCGATCTGGTGGTTACGAGCTGGCCAAAAGCGCCTCACAGATCACAGCTTACGACATAGTTACAGCCGTCGACGATGTCAATAAGATCATAAAATGTGAACAGGATTTCTGTGGCTGTGAGGACAGAGAAAGTTGTGTGATAAAAAATGTAGTGTGGAACAAGTTGCAAAGGTGTATAAAAGAAGTTTTGACGAGTGTGACGTTGCAAGATCTGCTCAATGCTTGCGGGAGGGAAGGTTAG
- a CDS encoding GAF domain-containing protein: MRKVVQNIADDFFEILHYDKNQWPSYWKIYRAKHEPLIDEYEKTLNVSEQSIVSILKSMERRNVDRLMQLWYSISHEQKYHCSKLITAKHELFELDHEDFTIVLTGLLGLKDWVVVKGKREWVVLIDLLSLWNKKCLDELSYVAYQAALSFKRGEKYGEYAPKEELFAKLYTKIDRTFEENDDIEKIMQTICRVLYEDVPHYNWVGFYLTDSLKKNELVLGPFVGEPTEHVRIPFGKGICGQAAERKDVFVVQDVSKETNYLSCSPKVQSEIVVPIIVNGEVFGEIDIDSHVLNCFDEEDERLLGYICEKISQRVRVKR, encoded by the coding sequence GTGAGGAAGGTCGTTCAAAACATTGCGGATGATTTCTTCGAAATACTTCACTATGATAAGAATCAATGGCCAAGCTATTGGAAGATCTACAGAGCGAAACATGAACCGCTCATAGACGAATATGAAAAAACCTTGAATGTCTCTGAACAATCGATCGTTTCCATTTTAAAAAGTATGGAACGAAGAAACGTCGATAGACTGATGCAACTGTGGTATTCTATCTCGCATGAACAGAAATATCACTGTTCAAAATTGATCACAGCGAAGCACGAATTGTTCGAGCTCGATCACGAAGATTTCACTATCGTTTTGACGGGATTGCTCGGCCTCAAAGACTGGGTTGTTGTGAAAGGAAAGCGAGAATGGGTTGTACTCATTGATCTGTTGAGTTTATGGAACAAAAAATGTTTGGATGAGCTTTCGTATGTGGCTTATCAGGCAGCGTTGAGCTTCAAAAGAGGTGAAAAGTACGGTGAATACGCTCCGAAGGAAGAACTGTTTGCAAAACTCTACACAAAGATTGATAGAACTTTTGAAGAAAATGATGATATCGAAAAGATCATGCAAACGATTTGTCGCGTCTTGTACGAGGATGTACCACACTACAATTGGGTTGGATTTTACCTGACTGACAGCTTGAAGAAAAACGAACTCGTTTTAGGCCCGTTCGTTGGAGAACCAACAGAACATGTGAGGATCCCATTCGGAAAAGGTATATGCGGTCAAGCTGCAGAACGAAAGGATGTGTTCGTAGTTCAAGACGTTTCGAAAGAAACCAACTATCTTTCCTGCAGTCCAAAGGTTCAGTCAGAGATCGTGGTACCGATAATCGTGAACGGGGAAGTTTTCGGTGAGATCGACATCGACAGTCACGTGTTGAACTGTTTTGATGAAGAAGATGAACGTCTTCTCGGGTACATTTGTGAAAAGATTTCACAACGGGTGAGGGTGAAAAGATGA